In the genome of Gammaproteobacteria bacterium, one region contains:
- a CDS encoding type IV secretion system DNA-binding domain-containing protein — protein MKPWTLVLTGAALAATAARALLAPFPPVGGNPFLDLIAQNDPGIHAAIRAWYYLAPGAAVVLAGNVMRSVSRVWLEPLAMRRNRGRLPAWPNSPGDDAPSLVVGELHHPTVARECDRPSWLVVPERGLYTGVLVVGAVGTGKTTACMYPFARQLLTWQAEDADRRAGALVLEVKGDFCHQVRRILGEAGREDDYLEIGLGGAWQWNPLDDPLLDSYSMAYSVASLINQLFGKSREPFWQQAYTNLVRWIVELHRLLPGGWVTLRDIYRCTVEAELFARKIGEAKAEALRRCPMRVVIAAKVLTKHRKALGDWDWDMAPGSDTVACPLDPERAALLAELKVECATEPVGSGAGREYAEQVEAVERWYRHDWTKLDAKLRTSIVEGISVFLSLFDQPDVARVFCPPPPKDDPPDARTDGDEGEEVPDVQPIPGLRRRLPPLADLIEGGKVLALNMPAGANPALARAIGVLLKNAWMQALLRRPAEAARRPGRYMRPAVFICDEYQAFATVGQDDPSGDEKAFALTRQCRCIPIVATQSISSLRSVLPSGEAWRTLVQTLRTRIFLSLSDDASAKIASEMCGDVKKTQASYTFTETSNKPEFSLLSGRAGGGDGQLGASKSFRQQREPVFTPRQFGLLANYQAICLPYDGVKSLPARRVYLKPHYLLRTQGYWRQREEGRI, from the coding sequence ATGAAGCCGTGGACGCTCGTCCTCACCGGGGCGGCCCTGGCGGCGACCGCCGCGCGCGCGTTGCTCGCGCCGTTTCCGCCCGTCGGCGGCAACCCGTTTCTCGACCTGATCGCCCAGAACGATCCGGGCATCCATGCGGCGATCCGCGCGTGGTACTACCTAGCGCCCGGCGCGGCCGTCGTCCTGGCCGGCAACGTGATGCGCTCGGTCTCGCGGGTCTGGCTGGAGCCGCTCGCGATGCGCCGGAACCGGGGCAGGCTGCCCGCCTGGCCGAACTCGCCCGGGGACGACGCGCCGTCGCTCGTCGTCGGGGAACTGCACCACCCGACCGTTGCCCGGGAATGCGACCGGCCCTCCTGGCTCGTCGTTCCCGAGAGGGGACTCTACACCGGCGTGCTCGTCGTCGGGGCGGTCGGCACCGGCAAGACGACGGCCTGCATGTACCCGTTCGCGCGGCAGCTGCTCACCTGGCAGGCCGAAGATGCCGACCGCCGCGCGGGCGCGCTCGTGCTGGAGGTCAAAGGGGACTTCTGTCACCAGGTCCGGCGCATCCTGGGCGAGGCCGGGCGCGAGGACGACTACCTCGAAATCGGGCTCGGGGGGGCTTGGCAGTGGAACCCGCTCGACGATCCGCTGCTCGATTCCTACTCGATGGCGTACAGCGTCGCGTCGCTCATCAACCAGCTCTTCGGCAAGTCCCGCGAACCGTTCTGGCAGCAGGCCTACACGAACCTCGTTCGCTGGATCGTCGAGCTGCACCGGCTCCTGCCGGGCGGCTGGGTCACGCTCCGCGACATCTACCGCTGCACGGTCGAGGCGGAGTTGTTCGCCCGGAAGATCGGGGAGGCGAAGGCCGAGGCGCTTCGGCGGTGCCCCATGCGAGTTGTCATCGCCGCCAAGGTTCTCACCAAGCACCGGAAGGCGCTCGGCGACTGGGACTGGGACATGGCGCCCGGCAGCGACACGGTGGCGTGTCCCCTCGATCCGGAACGCGCGGCGCTTCTCGCGGAGTTGAAGGTCGAGTGCGCCACGGAGCCGGTGGGAAGCGGGGCGGGACGCGAGTACGCCGAGCAGGTCGAGGCCGTCGAGCGATGGTACCGGCACGACTGGACGAAGCTCGACGCCAAGCTCCGCACCTCGATCGTCGAAGGCATCTCGGTGTTCCTGTCGCTCTTCGATCAGCCGGACGTGGCGCGCGTGTTCTGCCCGCCGCCGCCGAAGGACGACCCCCCAGACGCACGGACGGACGGAGACGAAGGAGAGGAGGTCCCGGACGTGCAGCCCATCCCGGGACTCCGGCGCAGGCTGCCGCCGCTCGCCGACCTGATCGAGGGCGGCAAGGTGCTGGCGCTCAACATGCCAGCCGGGGCGAACCCGGCCTTGGCACGCGCCATCGGCGTGCTGCTCAAGAACGCGTGGATGCAGGCGCTGCTCCGAAGACCCGCCGAGGCGGCCCGCCGCCCCGGCCGCTACATGCGGCCCGCCGTGTTCATCTGTGACGAGTATCAAGCGTTCGCCACCGTAGGGCAGGACGACCCCTCGGGCGACGAGAAGGCGTTCGCGCTCACGCGGCAGTGCCGCTGCATCCCCATCGTCGCCACGCAGTCGATCTCCTCGCTCCGCTCCGTGCTCCCGTCGGGGGAGGCGTGGCGCACGCTCGTCCAGACGCTCCGCACCCGGATCTTCCTGTCGCTCTCCGACGACGCGTCGGCCAAGATCGCGTCCGAAATGTGCGGCGACGTCAAGAAGACGCAGGCGTCCTATACGTTCACCGAGACCTCGAACAAGCCCGAGTTCTCGCTCCTGTCCGGCCGGGCCGGGGGCGGCGACGGCCAGCTCGGGGCGAGCAAGTCGTTCCGGCAACAGCGGGAGCCGGTGTTCACCCCGCGTCAGTTCGGGCTGCTCGCCAACTATCAGGCGATCTGCCTCCCGTACGACGGCGTCAAGTCGCTCCCGGCGCGGCGCGTCTACCTGAAGCCCCACTACCTGCTCAGGACCCAGGGCTACTGGCGGCAGCGCGAGGAGGGGCGGATATGA